A genomic stretch from Hemicordylus capensis ecotype Gifberg chromosome 5, rHemCap1.1.pri, whole genome shotgun sequence includes:
- the LUM gene encoding lumican, translating to MHLNSLPLFIFLISGIFCQYDYDPGYYPPEDYGYAHSMSELSTAICAPECTCPISYPSAMYCDYLKLKSLPIVPTGIKYLYLRNNMIEGIEENAFDNVTDLEWLILDHNHLENSKIKGKVFAKLKNLKKLHINYNNLTEAVGPLPNTLDDLQLTNNKITKINPNTLEGLVNLTVIHLQHNQLTEDTLSGAFKGLNSLLYLDLSFNKLSKLPLGLPPNILMLYFDNNQITNVPDEYFQGFKALQYLRLSHNKLTDSGIPGNAFNISTLVELDLSYNQLKSIPTVNEHLENYYLQVNQINKFPVSSFCKVVGALIYSRVRHLRLDANNLTRADLPNEMYNCLRMASEISLE from the exons ATGCATCTGAATTCTCTTCCTTTGTTCATTTTCTTGATCAGTGGCATCTTCTGTCAATATGATTATGATCCTGGATATTATCCTCCTGAAGATTATGGTTATGCTCATTCAATGTCTGAGTTATCTACAGCAATCTGTGCACCAGAATGTACTTGTCCTATAAGCTATCCATCAGCCATGTATTGTGACTATCTTAAACTGAAGAGTCTACCCATTGTTCCTACTGGAATTAAATACCTATATCTCAGAAATAATATGATCGAAGGCATTGAAGAAAATGCTTTTGATAATGTAACAGACCTGGAGTGGCTTATTCTAGATCATAACCATCTggaaaattcaaaaattaaaggCAAAGTCTTTGCCAAATTAAAGAATTTGAAAAAGCTGCATATAAATTACAACAACTTAACTGAAGCTGTTGGGCCTCTTCCTAATACTTTGGATGACCTGCAACTCACTAATAACAAGATTACAAAAATCAACCCCAATACACTAGAAGGACTAGTGAATCTGACTGTCATTCACCTACAGCACAACCAGCTCACAGAAGATACACTTTCTGGGGCTTTTAAAGGCTTAAATTCACTTTTGTACCTTGACTTGAGCTTCAATAAACTTTCCAAGCTACCTTTGGGACTGCCTCCTAACATACTGATGCTGTATTTTGACAATAATCAGATTACCAATGTTCCTGATGAGTACTTCCAGGGCTTCAAAGCACTGCAATATTTACGTCTATCTCATAATAAGTTGACAGATTCTGGAATACCAGGCAATGCTTTCAACATTTCTACCCTTGTTGAGCTGGATCTCTCCTATAATCAGCTGAAGAGCATCCCAACAGTAAATGAGCATCTCGAAAACTACTACCTCCAAGTCAACCAGATTAACA AATTTCCAGTGAGCAGCTTTTGTAAGGTTGTTGGAGCACTAATCTACTCCAGGGTCAGACACCTGCGTTTGGATGCAAATAATCTCACGAGAGCTGATCTGCCTAATGAAATGTACAACTGTCTCCGTATGGCTTCTGAAATCTCCTTGGAGTGA